The following DNA comes from Streptomyces sp. NBC_00690.
GGCGTACCAGGCGTACGAGACCGTCGTCCGGGCAAGGGGGCTCGACACGATGCAGCAGGCACCCGTGCTGACCAGCACGGCAGACCCCTCCTCCGCGGCCTGGCAGGCCAACGAGGAGGCGCACCGGCAGCTGGTGGACACACTGCGTGACAAGCTGGCCGCCGCGCGGCTCGGCGGCGGGGAGAAGGCCCGGGCCCGACACACCGCCCGCGGCAAACTGCTCCCGCGCGAGCGCGTCGACACCCTGCTCGACCCCGGTTCCCCCTTCCTGGAGCTGGCCCCCCTCGCCGCCCACGGGATGTACGGCGACCAGGCCCCGGCAGCCGGAGTCATCGCCGGAATCGGGCGGGTCAGCGGGCGCGAGACCCTGATCGTCGCCAACGACGCGACCGTCAAGGGCGGCACCTACTACCCCATGACGGTGAAGAAGCACCTCCGCGCCCAGGAGATCGCCCTGGAGAACCGGTTGCCGTGCGTCTATCTCGTGGACTCCGGCGGGGCCTTCCTCCCCCTCCAGGACGAGGTCTTCCCCGACCGCGACCACTTCGGCCGGATCTTCTACAACCAGGCCAGGCTGTCCGGTGCGCGCATCCCCCAGATCGCCGCCGTCCTCGGCTCCTGCACGGCGGGCGGCGCCTATGTGCCCGCGATGAGCGACGAGGCCGTCATCGTCCGCAACCAGGGCACGATCTTCCTCGGCGGCCCGCCCCTGGTGAAGGCCGCCACCGGCGAGGTCGTGACCGCGGAGGAACTCGGCGGCGGCGAGGTCCACTCCCGTGTCTCCGGAGTCACCGACCACCTCGCCGAGGACGACGCCCACGCCCTGCGGATCGTCCGCAACATCGTCGCCACCCTGCCCGCCCGCGGCCCCCTGCCCTGGACGGTCACTGCCGCCGACGAACCCAAGGTCGACCCCGCCGGGCTGTACGGCGCGGTGCCGGTCGACTCCCGTACGCCCTACGACGTGCGCGAGGTGATCGCACGCGTCGTCGACGGCTCCCGGTTCGCCGAGTTCAAGTCCGAGTTCGGGCAGACGCTGGTCACCGGGTTCGCCCGCATCCACGGCCACCCCGTCGGCATCGTCGCCAACAACGGCATCCTGTTCGCCGAGTCGGCACAGAAGGGCGCCCACTTCATCGAACTGTGCGACCAGCGCGGCATCCCCCTGCTCTTCCTCCAGAACATCTCCGGATTCATGGTCGGCCGGGACTACGAGGCGGGCGGCATCGCCAAGCACGGCGCCAAGATGGTTACCGCCGTCGCCTGCGCCCGCGTACCCAAACTGACCGTCGTCGTCGGCGGCTCCTACGGCGCGGGCAACTACTCGATGTGCGGCCGGGCCTACTCCCCCCGGTTCCTGTGGATGTGGCCCAACGCCAAGATCTCGGTCATGGGCGGGGAACAGGCCGCGTCCGTCCTCGCCACCGTCAAGCGCGACCAGTTGGAGGCGCGCGGCGAGGACTGGGCCACCGAGGACGAGGAAGCCTTCAAGGCTCCGATCCGCGCCCAGTACGAGCAGCAGGGCAGCGCCTACTACGCCACGGCCCGGCTCTGGGACGACGGCGTGATCGACCCCATGGAGACCCGTCAGGTGCTGGGCCTCGCCCTCACCTCCTGTGCCAACGCGCCGCTGGGTGAGCCCGGCTTCGGCGTCTTCCGGATGTGAGGACACACCGTGACGATGCAGCACCCACGAAACCCGGCCGGACCCACCGGCACGGCACCGGCCATGTTCGACACGGTCCTGGTGGCCAACCGGGGTGAGATCGCGGTCCGCGTGATCCGGACCCTCAGGTCCCTTGGAGTCCGCTCGGTCGCCGTCTTCTCCGACGCGGACGCGGACGCCCGCCATGTCCGCGAGGCCGACACCGCCGTCCGCATCGGGCCGCCGTCCGCAGCCGAGAGCTATCTGTCCGTCCCCCGACTGCTGGAGGCCGCCGCCCGAACCGGCGCCCAGGCCGTCCACCCCGGCTACGGCTTCCTGGCCGAGAACGCCGCCTTCGCCCGTGCCTGCGCCGATGCAGGACTGGTCTTCATCGGCCCGCCGCCCGAGGCCATCGCACTGATGGGCGACAAGATCCGCGCCAAGGAGACCGTCCGGGCCGCCGGTGTCCCCGTCGTGCCCGGCTCCTCCGGTTCAGGACTCACCGATGACCAACTTGCCGCCGCTGCACGCGAGATCGGCATGCCCGTCCTCTTCAAGCCGTCGGCGGGCGGCGGCGGCAAGGGCATGCGGCTCACCCGAGCGGAATCGGAACTGCTGGAAGAGATCGCCGCGGCCCGACGCGAGGCCCGCTCCTCCTTCGGCGACGACACACTGCTCGTGGAGCGGTGGATCGACCGGCCCCGGCACATCGAGATCCAGGTGCTCGCCGACGCACACGGCAACGTGGTGCACCTCGGCGAGCGGGAGTGCTCCCTCCAGCGCCGCCACCAGAAGGTCATCGAAGAAGCACCCTCGGTGCTGCTCGACGACGAGACCCGGGCGGCGATGGGCGCCGCGGCCGTGGAGGCGGCCCGCTCCTGCGGCTATGTGGGCGCGGGCACGGTCGAGTTCATCGTCCCCGGCAAAGACCGCGGCGCCTACTACTTCATGGAGATGAACACCCGTCTCCAGGTGGAACACCCGGTCACCGAACTGATCACGGGTATCGACCTGGTGGAGTGGCAACTGCGGGTCGCTGCCGGCGAGCCCCTGCCGTATGCACAGGACGACATCACCCTCACCGGCCACGCCATAGAGGCCCGCATCTGTGCCGAGGACCCCTCCCGGGGCTTCCTCCCCTCCGGTGGCACGATCCTCGCCCTGCACGAACCCCAGGGGCACGGCATCCGCACCGACTCCGGACTGAGCGAGGGCTCCGAGGTGTCCAGCCTCTACGACCCCATGCTGTCCAAGGTCATCGCGTACGGGCCGGACCGGCCGACCGCCCTGCGCAGACTGCGCGCGGCGCTCGCCGACACCGTCACGCTGGGCGTGCCCACCAACGCCGGGTTCCTGCGCCGGCTCCTGGCCCACCCCGATGTCGTCTCGGGCGAGATGGACACCGGGCTGGTGGAGCGCGATGCGGCCGACCTGATCCCGGCCGGCGTACCCGACGAGGTGTACGCGGCTGCCGCTGCCCTGCGCAGGGACCGGCTCACCCCCGCCGTCGGCGAGGGCTGGAGCGACCCCTTCTCGGTGCCCAGCGGTTGGCGGCTCGGCGGCACCCCGGCGCCCCTGGTCTTCCCGTTGCGCGTGGCCGGGCTCGACCCCATCGAACGGGAGGCCCCCGCGGGCTGCACCGTGAACGACGGCACCGTCACGGTCACCGCCGACGGGCTCGTCCATACCTTCCGCCACGCGGGCGACTGGCTGGGCCGTGACGGCGACTCCTGGCGGGTCACGGACTTCGACCCGGTGGCCGCTTCCCTCAGCAGCACCGCGCACGGCGGCGCCGACACCCTGGCCGCGCCGATGCCCGGCACCGTCACCGTGGTCAAGGTCGCCGTCGGCGACCGGGTCGAGGCCGGACAGAGCCTGCTGGTCGTCGAGGCGATGAAGATGGAACACGTGCTGTCCGCACCCCACGCCGGCACCGTCACCGAACTGGACGTCACCCCCGGGTCGACGGTCGCCATGGACCAGGTCCTGGCCGTGGTGGCACCCGACCCGCCCGACGAGGAGCAGCCCGCGGCGAAGGAGGCCGACCATGGCTGATGGACTGCCCATGCAGATCCCTGCAAGCGCCCTGCCGGCCCGGGTGCGCATCCATGAGGTCGGACCGCGCGACGGCCTCCAGAACGAGAAGGCCGTCGTTCCGACCGAGGTGAAGGCCGAGTTCATCCACCGGCTCGCAGCCGCGGGGCTCACCACCATCGAGGCCACGAGCTTCGTCCACCCCCGCTGGGTGCCACAACTCGCGGACGCCGAAGCCCTGCTGCCCCTGCTCGACGACCTGGACCATGTCGCGCTCCCCGTCCTCGTCCCCAACGAGCGCGGGCTCGACCGGGCCCTGGCCCTCGGAGCGCGCCGCATCGCCGTCTTCGGCTCGGCGACCGAAACCTTCTCGCGCAAGAACCTGAACCGCGGCGTCGCCGAGTCGCTCGCCATGTTCGCCCCGGTCATCGCCCGGGCCCGTGAGCAGCACGTAACGGTCCGCGGCTATCTCTCGATGTGCTTCGGCGACCCGTGGGAGGGCCCGGTCCCGGTCGCGCAGGTGGTGACCGTGGCCCGGCAGTTGGTCGAGTTGGGCTGTGACGAACTCTCCCTGGGCGACACGATCGGCGTGGCCACCCCCGGCCATGTGGGGGCGCTGCTCACCGCCCTCACGGCGGAGGGCGTACCGCTCTCCGCGATCGGTGTGCACTTCCACGACACCTACGGCCAGGCGCT
Coding sequences within:
- a CDS encoding carboxyl transferase domain-containing protein — translated: MQQAPVLTSTADPSSAAWQANEEAHRQLVDTLRDKLAAARLGGGEKARARHTARGKLLPRERVDTLLDPGSPFLELAPLAAHGMYGDQAPAAGVIAGIGRVSGRETLIVANDATVKGGTYYPMTVKKHLRAQEIALENRLPCVYLVDSGGAFLPLQDEVFPDRDHFGRIFYNQARLSGARIPQIAAVLGSCTAGGAYVPAMSDEAVIVRNQGTIFLGGPPLVKAATGEVVTAEELGGGEVHSRVSGVTDHLAEDDAHALRIVRNIVATLPARGPLPWTVTAADEPKVDPAGLYGAVPVDSRTPYDVREVIARVVDGSRFAEFKSEFGQTLVTGFARIHGHPVGIVANNGILFAESAQKGAHFIELCDQRGIPLLFLQNISGFMVGRDYEAGGIAKHGAKMVTAVACARVPKLTVVVGGSYGAGNYSMCGRAYSPRFLWMWPNAKISVMGGEQAASVLATVKRDQLEARGEDWATEDEEAFKAPIRAQYEQQGSAYYATARLWDDGVIDPMETRQVLGLALTSCANAPLGEPGFGVFRM
- a CDS encoding acetyl/propionyl/methylcrotonyl-CoA carboxylase subunit alpha, whose amino-acid sequence is MFDTVLVANRGEIAVRVIRTLRSLGVRSVAVFSDADADARHVREADTAVRIGPPSAAESYLSVPRLLEAAARTGAQAVHPGYGFLAENAAFARACADAGLVFIGPPPEAIALMGDKIRAKETVRAAGVPVVPGSSGSGLTDDQLAAAAREIGMPVLFKPSAGGGGKGMRLTRAESELLEEIAAARREARSSFGDDTLLVERWIDRPRHIEIQVLADAHGNVVHLGERECSLQRRHQKVIEEAPSVLLDDETRAAMGAAAVEAARSCGYVGAGTVEFIVPGKDRGAYYFMEMNTRLQVEHPVTELITGIDLVEWQLRVAAGEPLPYAQDDITLTGHAIEARICAEDPSRGFLPSGGTILALHEPQGHGIRTDSGLSEGSEVSSLYDPMLSKVIAYGPDRPTALRRLRAALADTVTLGVPTNAGFLRRLLAHPDVVSGEMDTGLVERDAADLIPAGVPDEVYAAAAALRRDRLTPAVGEGWSDPFSVPSGWRLGGTPAPLVFPLRVAGLDPIEREAPAGCTVNDGTVTVTADGLVHTFRHAGDWLGRDGDSWRVTDFDPVAASLSSTAHGGADTLAAPMPGTVTVVKVAVGDRVEAGQSLLVVEAMKMEHVLSAPHAGTVTELDVTPGSTVAMDQVLAVVAPDPPDEEQPAAKEADHG
- a CDS encoding hydroxymethylglutaryl-CoA lyase, whose product is MADGLPMQIPASALPARVRIHEVGPRDGLQNEKAVVPTEVKAEFIHRLAAAGLTTIEATSFVHPRWVPQLADAEALLPLLDDLDHVALPVLVPNERGLDRALALGARRIAVFGSATETFSRKNLNRGVAESLAMFAPVIARAREQHVTVRGYLSMCFGDPWEGPVPVAQVVTVARQLVELGCDELSLGDTIGVATPGHVGALLTALTAEGVPLSAIGVHFHDTYGQALSNTLAALQHGVSTVDASAGGLGGCPYAKSATGNLATEDLVWMLHGLGIETGVDLDRLTATSVWMADRLGRPSPSRTVRALSHKE